From one Candidatus Neptunochlamydia vexilliferae genomic stretch:
- the rhuM gene encoding RhuM family protein encodes MSQCEKVNKAYLDYAESQAKRRKTMTMGEWEEKLDAFLAFNERDLLDHAGQISAQVAEKLALEHYEEFDLKRREEEKKIADAEDTTLLEMLEAQAKLSEKSK; translated from the coding sequence TTGTCACAATGCGAAAAGGTGAACAAGGCCTATCTTGACTATGCAGAAAGCCAAGCAAAGCGACGTAAGACAATGACGATGGGGGAGTGGGAAGAAAAGCTCGATGCTTTTCTTGCCTTCAACGAGAGAGATCTTCTCGATCATGCGGGGCAAATTTCAGCGCAAGTTGCAGAGAAACTTGCGCTTGAACACTACGAAGAGTTTGATCTGAAGCGCCGAGAGGAAGAAAAGAAAATCGCTGATGCCGAAGATACTACTTTGCTTGAAATGCTCGAGGCTCAGGCAAAACTGTCTGAAAAATCTAAATAG
- the ileS gene encoding isoleucine--tRNA ligase — protein sequence MFENRKESFPEREERIQALWEKEKVFQASVEGRKGSPLFAQYDGPPFATGLPHYGHLLAGTIKDVIPRYKTMKGYFVPRRFGWDCHGLPVENEIEKTRELSGAADIEQFGIAEFNEECRSIVQRYTEEWKKTVNRMGRWVDFDNTYLTMQPSFMESVWWVFGELWEQGLVYEGFKVMPFSAQLGTPLSNFEANLNYRDVDDPSIVVAFPLVDEPEVSLLVWTTTPWTLPSNLAVMVGEDLDYVKVRHERKCYILGKGRMETYFKEGCEVLETFKGKTLLGKRYVPLFDYFIEGASPNSFTILGEESVGEEEGTGIVHSAPAFGEVDFFACKNGDIELVCPVDQNGRFTAEVPDFEGTYVKDADKDLIRRIKERGRLFHQGTIRHRYPFCWRSDTPLIYKAVRTWFVAVEKIKEKLIANNKEIHWVPGHLKEGRFGKWLENARDWAISRNRYWGTPIPLWRSQDGDIIVINSVEELEKRTGKKVTDLHRHYIDTLTFEEKGKVYTRIPEVFDCWFESGSMPYAQNHYPFENEAETLDAFPADFIAEGLDQTRGWFYTLNILSTALFDKPAFKNVIVNGIILAEDGTKMSKKLKNYPDPEIVINQYGADAIRLYLLHSPVVQADDLRFSEKGVELVLRQFLIPLWNSYVFLATYANIYSWKPDGTKPKADIDRWILSCLQKLIQDVEKGMDGYELSRAVDPFVSFIDQLTNWYIRRCRCRFWADEDSEDRRAAFQTLYTVLLELSKVAAPFVPFISEAIYQDLRGEKDPISVHLCDYPEGGEREETLEAEMASVQTAVSMGHALRKEHKVKVRQPLGTAHLISGDEEVLKLLKGQENLILEELNVKEITYHSDEGEFVEVSIKPNFRTLGRRAGPLMKKVQAAILALPVNALDSGSYDLQIDGESFPITAEDVLVERKVKEGTVAATEGTITIALDTTLNDALREEGLAREIVNKVNTQRRNLKFEVTDRVVMTIDTTPKVRECFEAYRDYIMGEVLASEVKFEKTEGETWDLNGERAVIGLERKPA from the coding sequence ATGTTTGAGAATCGTAAGGAAAGTTTCCCTGAGCGGGAAGAGCGGATCCAGGCCCTCTGGGAGAAGGAAAAGGTCTTCCAGGCCTCGGTAGAGGGGCGGAAAGGCTCCCCCCTATTCGCTCAGTATGATGGCCCGCCGTTTGCGACGGGGCTGCCCCACTACGGCCATCTCTTGGCAGGGACCATTAAAGATGTCATCCCCCGTTATAAGACGATGAAGGGCTATTTTGTCCCTCGAAGGTTTGGCTGGGACTGTCATGGTCTCCCGGTTGAAAATGAGATCGAAAAGACCCGCGAACTATCGGGCGCGGCCGACATCGAGCAGTTTGGAATCGCAGAGTTTAATGAAGAGTGCCGTAGCATCGTGCAGCGCTACACCGAAGAATGGAAAAAGACCGTTAATCGGATGGGGCGTTGGGTCGACTTTGACAATACCTATTTGACGATGCAGCCGAGCTTTATGGAGTCGGTGTGGTGGGTCTTTGGGGAGCTCTGGGAGCAGGGACTCGTCTATGAAGGCTTTAAGGTGATGCCGTTTTCGGCGCAGCTGGGAACCCCTTTATCAAACTTTGAAGCGAACCTGAATTACCGCGATGTCGATGACCCCTCGATTGTGGTGGCCTTTCCCTTAGTGGATGAGCCAGAAGTTTCCCTTTTGGTCTGGACGACAACTCCTTGGACCCTCCCTTCGAACTTGGCTGTCATGGTGGGAGAAGATCTCGACTATGTGAAGGTGCGCCATGAAAGAAAGTGTTACATCCTTGGCAAAGGAAGGATGGAAACTTACTTTAAAGAGGGATGCGAAGTTTTAGAGACTTTTAAGGGGAAAACGCTTCTTGGAAAAAGGTATGTGCCCCTCTTTGACTATTTTATCGAAGGGGCAAGCCCGAATAGCTTTACCATTTTGGGCGAAGAATCGGTAGGAGAGGAAGAGGGAACGGGGATCGTTCACTCGGCTCCCGCCTTTGGTGAGGTGGACTTTTTTGCCTGCAAAAATGGGGACATTGAGCTGGTCTGCCCTGTCGATCAAAATGGACGGTTTACGGCTGAGGTTCCCGACTTTGAAGGGACCTATGTCAAAGATGCCGACAAGGATCTGATCCGTCGCATTAAAGAGAGAGGACGTCTCTTTCATCAGGGAACGATCCGCCACCGCTATCCCTTCTGCTGGCGCTCGGATACGCCGCTCATTTATAAGGCGGTGCGGACCTGGTTTGTAGCGGTTGAAAAGATCAAAGAGAAGCTCATTGCGAATAACAAAGAGATCCATTGGGTTCCGGGCCATTTAAAAGAGGGACGGTTTGGAAAGTGGCTGGAAAATGCCCGCGACTGGGCGATTAGCCGGAACCGGTACTGGGGAACGCCGATCCCCCTTTGGCGGAGTCAGGATGGAGACATTATTGTCATTAACAGTGTCGAAGAGCTTGAAAAGCGAACGGGAAAAAAGGTGACCGACCTCCACCGCCACTACATCGATACGTTGACCTTTGAGGAAAAAGGGAAGGTTTACACCCGGATTCCAGAGGTTTTTGACTGCTGGTTTGAATCGGGATCGATGCCTTATGCTCAAAATCATTACCCCTTCGAAAATGAAGCGGAGACACTGGACGCTTTCCCGGCTGACTTTATTGCGGAAGGGCTCGACCAGACGAGGGGATGGTTTTATACCCTGAACATTTTATCGACCGCTCTTTTCGACAAGCCTGCCTTTAAAAACGTCATTGTGAATGGGATTATTTTGGCCGAGGATGGGACCAAAATGTCGAAGAAGCTGAAAAACTATCCCGATCCAGAAATTGTGATCAATCAATATGGAGCCGATGCGATCCGCCTCTACCTCTTGCATAGTCCGGTGGTGCAGGCGGATGATTTGCGCTTTTCGGAAAAAGGGGTGGAGCTAGTCTTGCGCCAGTTTTTGATCCCTCTTTGGAACTCTTATGTCTTTTTAGCGACCTACGCGAATATCTACAGTTGGAAACCGGATGGAACGAAGCCAAAAGCCGATATTGATCGGTGGATTTTGTCTTGCTTGCAGAAGCTGATTCAAGATGTTGAGAAGGGGATGGATGGGTATGAGCTGAGCCGCGCGGTTGACCCTTTTGTCAGCTTTATCGATCAGCTCACTAACTGGTATATCCGTCGGTGCCGCTGCCGCTTTTGGGCTGATGAGGACAGTGAAGATCGACGTGCCGCCTTTCAAACGCTTTATACGGTGCTCCTTGAACTTTCGAAGGTGGCAGCGCCCTTTGTCCCTTTTATTAGCGAGGCGATTTACCAAGACTTAAGAGGGGAAAAAGATCCCATTTCGGTCCACCTGTGTGACTATCCAGAGGGGGGAGAGCGGGAGGAAACCCTCGAAGCGGAGATGGCGTCGGTGCAAACGGCGGTGAGCATGGGGCATGCCCTCCGGAAAGAGCACAAAGTCAAGGTGCGGCAACCCCTTGGGACGGCCCACCTTATTTCGGGAGATGAAGAGGTCTTAAAGCTTCTTAAGGGACAAGAAAACCTTATCTTAGAAGAGCTCAACGTCAAAGAGATCACCTACCATAGCGATGAAGGGGAGTTTGTCGAGGTGTCGATCAAGCCCAACTTCCGCACGCTCGGAAGACGGGCGGGGCCGCTTATGAAAAAGGTGCAGGCGGCGATCTTAGCCCTTCCTGTGAACGCTCTTGATAGTGGCTCTTATGATCTTCAAATCGATGGAGAGAGTTTCCCGATTACTGCGGAAGATGTCTTGGTTGAGCGGAAGGTTAAAGAGGGAACGGTTGCGGCAACCGAAGGGACGATCACCATTGCTCTTGATACGACCCTCAATGATGCTCTAAGAGAAGAGGGGCTCGCGCGGGAGATTGTCAATAAGGTGAACACCCAAAGGAGAAACCTCAAGTTCGAGGTGACCGACCGGGTGGTGATGACGATCGATACAACCCCTAAGGTGCGGGAGTGTTTCGAAGCTTACCGCGACTACATTATGGGGGAGGTTCTTGCTTCTGAGGTCAAGTTTGAGAAGACCGAAGGGGAGACCTGGGACCTAAATGGAGAGCGGGCGGTGATCGGTTTGGAGAGGAAGCCGGCGTAG
- a CDS encoding MFS transporter has product MSTPAIFSKTRAGATRFALIWMQVVSEPFIAFYTLLLFILRKDLGATPLQISIFAAIRPLMAVFSFYWSSNLLRNRSKLISNFMGAWVLSFLPFLCLPFIHNIYFVMFCAAIYQLFARATIPSKMEILKLNLEKEKREKLFSRLYVLGFIESIGLGLFVGKLLDTHIGAWQVLFPLAAILSLSSVLIQMRIPLPENLKEDPNVLPITKGRILQPIKDSIHLMRSRPDFAHFQWGFMIGGFALMFITPALHLYYVDSLQMTHHNLAIARYIWMGIGVTSSTFLWRRALNSTPIHQLTSRVILGFSLFPLTLLFAPLSLLFVNAAFFFYGIAQAGSHLLWNLSGTLFAQSEDSSKFSGVNILMVGLRGVVAPLLGGLACSLFSPFTILIVGMVICFLGAGLGSIEKFRAKGFRGGFLEV; this is encoded by the coding sequence ATGAGTACTCCCGCTATTTTTTCAAAAACGCGCGCTGGGGCCACACGCTTTGCTCTCATCTGGATGCAAGTGGTCAGTGAACCCTTCATCGCCTTTTACACCCTCCTCCTCTTCATCCTCCGCAAAGACCTCGGCGCCACCCCCCTTCAGATCTCCATTTTTGCCGCTATCCGCCCCTTGATGGCCGTCTTTTCCTTCTACTGGAGCTCGAACCTCTTGCGCAACCGGAGCAAACTCATCTCTAACTTTATGGGCGCTTGGGTTCTCAGCTTCCTCCCCTTCCTCTGTCTCCCTTTCATCCATAACATCTACTTTGTCATGTTTTGCGCCGCCATCTACCAGCTCTTTGCCCGCGCCACCATCCCCTCTAAAATGGAAATCCTCAAGCTCAACCTAGAAAAAGAAAAGCGAGAAAAGCTCTTTTCCCGCCTCTATGTCCTCGGCTTTATCGAAAGTATCGGCCTCGGCCTTTTTGTCGGAAAACTTCTCGACACCCACATCGGCGCCTGGCAAGTCCTTTTTCCTCTCGCCGCCATCCTTTCCCTCTCAAGTGTCCTGATTCAAATGCGAATTCCCCTCCCTGAAAACCTAAAGGAAGACCCCAATGTCCTTCCGATCACCAAAGGACGGATCCTCCAACCGATAAAAGACTCGATCCACCTGATGCGTTCCCGCCCCGACTTCGCCCATTTTCAGTGGGGCTTTATGATCGGCGGCTTTGCCCTCATGTTCATCACTCCCGCTCTCCACCTCTACTACGTCGACTCCCTTCAAATGACCCACCACAACCTCGCTATCGCCCGCTACATCTGGATGGGAATCGGTGTCACCAGCTCCACCTTTCTCTGGAGGCGGGCCCTAAACAGTACTCCGATCCATCAGCTCACTTCCCGCGTGATCTTGGGCTTTAGCCTCTTTCCCCTCACTCTCCTCTTTGCCCCTTTAAGCCTTCTCTTTGTCAATGCCGCCTTCTTCTTCTACGGCATCGCCCAAGCCGGAAGCCACCTCCTCTGGAACCTTTCAGGGACCCTCTTTGCGCAAAGTGAAGATAGTTCAAAGTTTTCTGGAGTGAATATCTTAATGGTAGGCTTGCGAGGAGTGGTTGCCCCCTTACTAGGCGGCTTAGCCTGCTCCCTTTTCTCCCCTTTCACGATTCTTATCGTGGGGATGGTAATCTGTTTCTTAGGTGCTGGACTAGGTTCTATTGAGAAATTTAGGGCCAAGGGATTCAGAGGAGGTTTTCTTGAAGTTTGA
- the lepB gene encoding signal peptidase I, which yields MKPYRLKKSLHLFLHALKLYRRKRKKLPEETRQEIVPVLNGLQDKLLEKDREGATSYAKKVEELCTLYLKKSPFEKVRDFIVGLVFALLVAVAIRTMWFELYEIPTGSMRPTFQEGDRLIVSKTNFGINVPLRRGHFEFDPNLALRCGTMVFTGAGVDIADVDTLYFYLFPGKKQFVKRLMGKPGDTLYFYGGQIYGIDANGNDITKDLNPEFLSQIDHVPYIHLNGKMVMGTKEVTLKQMNQAVAKLSVSPTNKVAGELLPPYKGDFEDYYQLWGFEDYGIARLLTKQEVLRFTDTPIKQLEDAPLYMEIVHHPSVKYPQIQRTGRGYLSPRVGTTSSLLPLTKAHLKTLMDNLYTARFIVKDSKASRYGSPYKGEEPKLTGVPDGTYEFYYGTAYQIHFGGVRKALSKDHPLYQFTPERTQLFYNLGIEFHNFFAPRMKGQSLLPSRYVYYRYGDLYAMGAPLMKKEDPTLLSFIHDEYLRQQNAPTYRPHFPFEDPGPPLTKEGKINVPFMKQRGITLPAKKYMALGDNYAMSGDSRDFGFVPESNIRGAPDFIFWPPGPRLGPPLQAHYPFFNLPRTFVWILAAIGFGSYYLIHRRRYKLTQEIR from the coding sequence ATGAAACCATACCGCCTCAAAAAATCATTACATCTCTTCCTTCACGCTTTAAAGCTCTATCGACGCAAGCGGAAGAAACTCCCAGAAGAAACGCGACAAGAAATCGTCCCCGTTTTAAATGGGTTGCAGGACAAACTCCTTGAAAAAGATCGGGAGGGAGCTACCTCTTACGCCAAAAAAGTTGAAGAGCTTTGCACCCTTTATTTAAAGAAAAGCCCCTTTGAAAAGGTGCGGGACTTCATTGTGGGACTTGTCTTTGCTCTTTTGGTGGCGGTTGCGATTCGAACAATGTGGTTTGAACTTTATGAGATCCCCACAGGATCGATGCGCCCTACCTTTCAAGAGGGAGATCGGCTCATCGTTTCGAAAACAAACTTTGGGATTAACGTCCCCTTGCGGCGTGGCCACTTTGAGTTTGACCCAAACTTAGCCCTTCGGTGTGGGACAATGGTCTTTACCGGCGCTGGGGTGGATATAGCCGATGTCGACACCCTCTATTTCTATCTTTTCCCTGGGAAAAAACAGTTTGTGAAGCGGCTCATGGGAAAACCAGGCGACACCCTCTACTTTTATGGAGGACAGATCTATGGGATCGATGCCAATGGAAATGACATCACAAAAGATTTAAACCCTGAATTTTTAAGTCAAATCGACCATGTTCCCTACATTCATCTCAATGGAAAGATGGTCATGGGTACAAAAGAGGTGACCCTCAAACAAATGAACCAAGCGGTCGCGAAGCTTTCTGTTTCACCAACCAATAAAGTAGCTGGCGAGCTCCTTCCCCCTTATAAAGGAGACTTTGAAGATTACTATCAGCTTTGGGGCTTTGAAGACTATGGAATAGCCCGCCTCCTAACCAAACAAGAAGTCCTTCGATTTACCGACACTCCGATAAAACAGTTAGAAGATGCTCCCCTTTATATGGAAATTGTTCATCATCCATCGGTTAAATATCCGCAGATTCAGCGCACAGGCCGAGGATACCTCTCTCCGAGAGTCGGAACAACCTCTTCGCTCCTTCCCTTGACAAAAGCCCACTTAAAAACATTGATGGACAACCTCTACACCGCCCGCTTTATCGTCAAAGATAGCAAAGCTTCTCGCTACGGCTCTCCTTACAAAGGGGAAGAGCCCAAGCTCACAGGAGTGCCCGATGGCACCTACGAATTTTACTATGGAACCGCCTACCAAATTCACTTTGGAGGGGTTCGGAAAGCCCTTTCCAAAGACCACCCTCTCTACCAATTCACCCCAGAAAGGACCCAGCTTTTCTATAATTTAGGGATTGAGTTTCACAACTTTTTTGCCCCACGGATGAAAGGACAGTCGCTCCTCCCCTCTCGGTATGTTTACTACCGCTATGGAGATCTTTATGCGATGGGCGCCCCCCTCATGAAAAAAGAGGATCCCACCCTTTTGAGCTTCATCCACGATGAGTATCTTAGGCAACAAAATGCCCCAACCTATCGCCCCCATTTCCCTTTTGAAGATCCAGGCCCCCCGCTAACCAAAGAGGGAAAAATCAACGTCCCCTTTATGAAACAAAGAGGGATCACCCTTCCAGCCAAAAAATATATGGCCCTTGGCGATAACTATGCAATGAGTGGCGACAGTCGTGACTTTGGCTTTGTTCCCGAAAGCAATATCCGAGGGGCTCCTGACTTTATTTTCTGGCCCCCAGGACCCCGACTCGGCCCTCCTTTGCAGGCCCATTACCCCTTCTTTAACCTTCCCCGCACCTTCGTTTGGATCCTTGCAGCGATTGGATTTGGAAGCTACTATCTCATTCATCGCAGGCGGTACAAGCTCACTCAAGAGATCCGATGA
- a CDS encoding beta strand repeat-containing protein, translating to MMRSILSFFIACFLPIFLFALPTAPKVVEGEAFITSYDQELMIEVENNAHIEWDTFDLGEDEVVTIFQSNESQGLHLSIKGNHLAKILGKVQSNGPLYLKHEGGVTIGIEGEIVASLVEIDAETISHQGKVTVPGNHMTLSGKTVYVYPEGVLDASANDKGDGGTISILGQEAMIFLGTARSSGGELSGDGGKLKLCSSKDFKYKDGSIDLTAPHGKAGLLHIDPKNVYIRAGGPDSATGNTFGSDPTGTAMISGPDLSVALDNANVLIQANNDIIIDDNVTGTTSGNCLTLQAGRSIIVDPQSVITLTAGDFSATINDNGAQAVNRDPGSAIFELAFGSQILTNGGEVTVDVGDFGGQNEGTFYCNGATIDAGNGNISLTGYGPLDGSDMAYGTVITGGSLIQTSGSGEITLAGTGGNGDNLNNGIQISGSGAQIITDAGMINLDGQGGGTSSGKNNKGLSLQGTVKTTTGSVLISGVGGLGISNNVGVEITSGIAPNIETEDGSVQVIGTGGGTGDLNFGVRLGSSALVTSTGQGTLSISGTAGDGDTNNHGVILAGGTVQSNEGAITITGNGQGKGDYNYGVRFESGGKVNSLVNAPITIEGACSPGGREGNCGISVSGLSSTIQAVDGSVTLTGTGNGTDAFNQGVRIENSQIVSKGTGSEAATLNLIGFGGTGTNYNNGISISGHLAEVTAIDGDIDVEGTAKGTGIGNTGVSLSSSDVVNTTGDGVVTIDSH from the coding sequence ATGATGCGTTCAATCTTAAGCTTTTTTATAGCCTGTTTCTTACCTATTTTTCTTTTTGCCTTGCCAACGGCGCCCAAGGTGGTAGAAGGAGAAGCCTTTATTACCTCTTACGATCAAGAACTCATGATCGAAGTGGAAAACAATGCCCATATTGAATGGGATACCTTCGATCTTGGAGAAGATGAAGTTGTGACCATTTTCCAATCTAATGAAAGTCAAGGACTCCACCTTTCGATAAAAGGGAACCATCTTGCAAAGATTCTAGGAAAAGTACAGTCGAATGGCCCTCTTTACCTGAAACATGAAGGAGGAGTCACGATCGGTATCGAAGGGGAGATCGTAGCCTCTCTAGTAGAGATCGATGCGGAGACGATTTCTCACCAAGGAAAAGTGACCGTTCCAGGAAATCACATGACCCTTTCCGGGAAGACGGTCTATGTCTACCCAGAAGGTGTTTTGGATGCCTCTGCAAATGATAAAGGCGACGGAGGAACGATTAGCATCTTGGGACAAGAGGCGATGATCTTTTTAGGAACCGCACGCTCCTCTGGTGGAGAGTTATCGGGCGATGGAGGTAAACTGAAGCTGTGCAGCTCAAAAGACTTTAAGTATAAAGATGGCTCGATCGATCTTACCGCCCCCCATGGAAAGGCAGGACTTCTCCACATCGACCCAAAAAACGTTTATATCCGTGCAGGAGGACCCGACAGCGCGACTGGAAATACTTTTGGAAGTGATCCAACAGGAACAGCAATGATCTCAGGCCCCGATCTTTCAGTGGCCTTAGACAACGCCAATGTTTTGATTCAAGCGAATAACGATATCATTATAGATGATAATGTGACTGGAACGACTTCAGGCAATTGCTTAACACTTCAGGCAGGACGCTCTATCATTGTAGACCCCCAATCGGTAATTACCCTCACTGCAGGTGACTTTTCAGCAACCATTAATGACAATGGAGCTCAAGCAGTGAACCGAGATCCTGGAAGCGCTATTTTTGAACTCGCTTTTGGATCCCAAATCCTTACCAATGGTGGAGAGGTCACCGTCGATGTCGGTGATTTTGGCGGACAAAACGAAGGAACCTTTTACTGCAATGGTGCAACAATCGATGCAGGAAATGGTAACATCTCTTTAACAGGTTATGGTCCCCTCGATGGAAGTGACATGGCCTATGGCACTGTCATCACTGGCGGAAGCCTCATCCAAACCTCTGGATCAGGAGAGATCACTCTTGCCGGAACAGGAGGAAATGGAGATAATCTCAATAACGGAATCCAAATCTCTGGAAGTGGCGCGCAGATCATCACCGACGCTGGAATGATCAACCTCGATGGACAGGGAGGAGGAACAAGCAGTGGAAAAAACAACAAAGGGCTCTCCCTTCAGGGAACGGTCAAAACAACAACTGGCTCCGTCCTGATCAGTGGCGTTGGGGGGCTCGGAATCTCCAATAACGTTGGTGTTGAAATCACCAGTGGTATTGCCCCCAATATCGAAACCGAAGATGGCTCTGTCCAAGTCATTGGAACAGGAGGAGGAACGGGCGATCTCAACTTTGGAGTCCGCCTAGGGTCTAGCGCTCTCGTCACCTCCACTGGGCAGGGAACCCTATCTATTAGCGGAACAGCAGGCGATGGCGACACCAATAACCATGGCGTCATCCTCGCAGGAGGAACCGTGCAATCCAATGAAGGAGCTATCACCATCACCGGAAATGGCCAAGGAAAAGGCGACTATAACTACGGAGTCCGCTTCGAAAGTGGTGGTAAAGTTAATTCCCTTGTCAATGCTCCTATTACGATTGAAGGAGCCTGCTCCCCTGGTGGTAGAGAAGGAAACTGCGGTATCTCGGTATCGGGCTTAAGCTCCACCATCCAAGCTGTTGATGGATCGGTCACCCTCACCGGAACCGGAAATGGAACCGACGCCTTTAACCAAGGGGTCCGGATTGAAAATAGCCAGATCGTTTCCAAAGGAACGGGCTCGGAAGCTGCCACCCTTAATCTCATTGGCTTTGGAGGAACGGGAACAAACTACAACAATGGAATCTCCATCTCCGGCCACCTCGCTGAAGTGACCGCTATTGATGGAGATATCGATGTCGAAGGAACCGCTAAAGGAACTGGCATTGGTAATACAGGGGTGAGCCTCTCCTCTTCTGATGTCGTCAATACCACAGGAGATGGCGTGGTCACTATTGACAGCCATTGA